The following are from one region of the Besnoitia besnoiti strain Bb-Ger1 chromosome Unknown contig00106, whole genome shotgun sequence genome:
- a CDS encoding uncharacterized protein (encoded by transcript BESB_015620) — protein TSLMVLNPEATDWIIGGLAVLGISSILSSINFLGTC, from the coding sequence tactagcttgatggtgttaaatccagaggcaactgattggattatcggaggtcttgcagtactaggaattagtagtattttaagttctattaacttccttggtacttgc